In the genome of Geitlerinema sp. PCC 9228, one region contains:
- the lipA gene encoding lipoyl synthase: MSPSTNSASRREQLRQEIAAMPDWLRRPVGNASDISTVQQVIKRKGIHTICEEGRCPNRGECYARKTATFLLMGATCTRSCAFCQVDKGHAPMPLDPEEPRKVAEAVESLGLKYVVLTSVARDDLADGGASVFVNTMAAIRQRHPQTGIEVLTPDFWGGKTATHTPAQLQRQRVETVTKAQPACFNHNIETVSRLQGPVRRGARYDRSLEVLRLVKEFDPSIPTKSGLMLGHGETEDEVIEAMRDLRAVDCDRITIGQYMRPSLEHLPVKEYWTPEAFERLGAIAREMGFSHVRSGPLVRSSYHAGDES; the protein is encoded by the coding sequence ATGTCTCCTAGTACCAATTCTGCTTCTCGACGAGAACAGTTACGTCAAGAAATCGCGGCCATGCCTGACTGGTTGCGCCGACCCGTGGGCAATGCCAGCGACATTTCCACCGTACAGCAAGTTATCAAACGAAAAGGCATTCATACCATTTGCGAGGAAGGTCGTTGTCCCAATCGCGGCGAATGCTACGCTCGCAAGACCGCTACCTTTTTGCTAATGGGTGCCACCTGTACCAGATCTTGTGCATTTTGTCAAGTAGACAAAGGACATGCCCCCATGCCCCTCGATCCCGAGGAACCGCGCAAAGTGGCAGAAGCGGTGGAAAGCTTGGGCTTGAAATACGTTGTGCTCACCTCCGTAGCCCGGGACGACCTAGCAGACGGGGGTGCCAGCGTTTTCGTCAACACCATGGCAGCCATTCGCCAGCGCCACCCACAAACCGGCATTGAAGTTCTCACCCCCGACTTTTGGGGTGGCAAAACCGCTACCCACACTCCCGCCCAACTGCAACGGCAGCGGGTAGAAACCGTTACCAAAGCCCAGCCAGCATGCTTCAACCACAACATTGAAACCGTTTCTCGCCTGCAAGGTCCGGTACGGCGGGGGGCGAGGTACGACCGTTCCTTAGAAGTATTGCGATTGGTCAAAGAATTCGACCCCTCCATTCCCACCAAATCTGGGTTGATGCTGGGTCATGGGGAAACCGAAGACGAAGTCATTGAAGCGATGCGCGACTTAAGGGCAGTCGATTGCGATCGCATTACCATCGGTCAATACATGCGTCCCTCCCTCGAGCACCTTCCCGTCAAAGAATACTGGACGCCAGAAGCGTTCGAGCGTTTGGGTGCAATTGCCCGAGAAATGGGCTTTTCCCACGTTCGTTCCGGTCCTTTGGTACGCAGTTCCTACCATGCCGGCGACGAATCGTAA
- a CDS encoding response regulator → MAAHKILVIDDSRVIQKMVKEMLPPGNFEVLQAKDGEEGLRLIREGHPNLIMLDFLLPKVNGWEVYQQIQADPHLRSIPLVLMSGRKEEVVEKIPEPFEYFEFIEKPFEKKALINAIKSAMAKAKKRPAAKQPAQKQAEAPAPAPAASAQGSDQQVQELQQKVAKLEKEVATLKKQLSQMMTFIKQKLK, encoded by the coding sequence GTGGCAGCGCACAAAATTCTTGTTATCGATGACAGCCGCGTCATCCAAAAAATGGTCAAAGAGATGCTCCCACCGGGGAACTTTGAGGTGCTACAAGCTAAAGATGGCGAAGAAGGATTGCGATTGATTCGCGAAGGCCACCCCAATTTAATTATGCTGGATTTCTTGCTCCCCAAGGTCAATGGTTGGGAAGTGTACCAGCAAATTCAAGCCGATCCTCATTTGCGCAGCATTCCTTTAGTGTTGATGTCGGGGCGTAAGGAAGAGGTGGTGGAAAAAATTCCCGAACCTTTTGAGTATTTTGAATTTATTGAAAAACCCTTCGAGAAAAAAGCCCTGATTAACGCCATCAAATCGGCGATGGCAAAGGCGAAAAAACGCCCGGCAGCCAAACAACCAGCCCAGAAACAAGCAGAAGCCCCTGCCCCCGCCCCGGCAGCCAGCGCTCAAGGCAGCGACCAGCAAGTACAAGAACTGCAACAAAAAGTCGCCAAATTGGAAAAAGAAGTGGCTACTTTGAAAAAACAATTGTCCCAAATGATGACGTTTATCAAACAAAAACTAAAATAG